One window of Neisseria subflava genomic DNA carries:
- the purL gene encoding phosphoribosylformylglycinamidine synthase — MSVVLPLRGVTALSDFRVEKLFQKAAALGLPEVKLSSEFWYFVGSEKALDAATVEKLQALLAAQSVEQTPKAREGLHLFLVTPRLGTISPWASKATNIAENCGLEGIERIERGMAVWLEGALTDGQKQQWAALLHDRMTESVLTDIDAAAQLFHHIQSETFSSVDVLGGGKEALVKANTEMGLALSADEIDYLVENYQVLNRNPSDVELMMFAQANSEHCRHKIFNADFILNGEKQPKSLFGMIRDTHNAHPEGTVVAYKDNSSVIEGAKVERFYPNAAENQGYRFHEEDTHIIMKVETHNHPTAIAPFAGAATGAGGEIRDEGATGKGSRPKAGLTGFTVSNLNIPGLEQPWEQAYGKPGHIASPLDIMIEGPIGGAAFNNEFGRPNLLGYFRTFEEKFDGQVRGYHKPIMIAGGLGSIQAQQTHKDEIPEGALLIQLGGPGMLIGLGGGAASSMNTGTNDASLDFNSVQRGNPEIERRAQEVIDRCWQLGDKNPIISIHDVGAGGLSNAFPELVNDAGRGAVFKLREVPLEEHGLNPLQIWCNESQERYVLSILEKDLETFRAICERERCPFAVIGTATDDGHLKVRDDLFSNNPVDLPLNVLLGKPPKTTRTDKTVTPSEKPFNAGDIDITEAAYRVLRLPTVAAKNFLITIGDRSVGGMTHRDQMVGKYQTPVADCAVTMMGFNTYRGEAMSMGEKPTVALFDAPASGRMCVGEAITNIAAVNIGDIGNIKLSANWMAACGNEGEDEKLYRTVEAVSKACQALDLSIPVGKDSLSMKTVWQDNGAQKSVVSPLSLIISAFAPVEDVRKTVTPELKNVEDSVLLLVDLGNGKARMGGSAFGQVYNNMTGDAPDLDDTGRLKAFYNVIQQLVAEDKLLAYHDRSDGGLFAALVEMAFAGRIGVNVDLTSLVTNQADANEASICALFNEELGAVIQIAKQDVAAVEALFKEADLALHTVATIGTDEKIVIRNQAGIVLEQNRADLQRAWQETSHAIQRLRDNPACADSEFALIDDNERSALFADVKFDVNEDIAAPFINSGAKPKIAILREQGVNGQIEMAAAFTRAGFDAYDVHMSDLMAGRVHLADFKMLAACGGFSYGDVLGAGEGWAKSILFHPALRDQFAAFFADPNTLTLGVCNGCQMVSNLAEIIPGAETWPKFKRNLSEQFEARLSMVHVPKSASLILNEMQGSSLPVVVSHGEGRADFALHGGNISADLGIALQYVDGQNQVTQTYPLNPNGSPQGIAGVTNADGRVTIMMPHPERVYRAAQMSWKPEDWTELSGWYRLFAGARKALG; from the coding sequence ATGTCTGTTGTTCTGCCCTTGCGCGGTGTAACCGCCCTTTCCGATTTCCGTGTTGAAAAACTCTTTCAAAAAGCAGCCGCACTCGGCCTGCCCGAAGTCAAATTAAGCAGCGAATTTTGGTATTTTGTCGGTAGCGAAAAAGCACTTGATGCCGCGACAGTCGAAAAACTGCAAGCCTTACTGGCAGCGCAAAGCGTTGAACAAACGCCCAAAGCGCGCGAGGGCTTGCATTTATTTTTGGTAACGCCCCGTTTGGGTACGATTTCGCCGTGGGCTTCCAAGGCGACCAATATCGCCGAAAACTGCGGTTTGGAAGGCATTGAGCGTATTGAACGCGGCATGGCCGTATGGTTGGAAGGTGCGCTTACCGACGGGCAAAAACAACAATGGGCAGCCCTATTGCACGACCGCATGACCGAAAGCGTGTTGACCGACATCGATGCAGCGGCGCAACTGTTCCACCACATCCAATCGGAAACCTTCTCCAGCGTAGATGTATTGGGCGGCGGTAAAGAGGCATTGGTCAAAGCCAATACCGAAATGGGTTTGGCACTTTCAGCCGACGAAATCGATTATCTGGTCGAAAACTACCAAGTTTTAAACCGCAATCCGTCCGATGTTGAATTGATGATGTTCGCTCAGGCAAACAGCGAACACTGCCGCCACAAAATCTTCAACGCCGACTTCATCCTCAACGGCGAAAAACAGCCGAAATCCCTTTTCGGCATGATACGCGATACGCACAATGCGCATCCCGAAGGCACAGTCGTTGCCTATAAAGACAATTCGTCCGTGATCGAAGGCGCAAAAGTCGAGCGTTTCTATCCGAATGCGGCGGAAAACCAAGGCTACCGTTTCCACGAAGAAGACACCCATATCATCATGAAGGTGGAAACACACAACCACCCGACCGCCATCGCGCCGTTTGCGGGTGCGGCGACGGGCGCGGGCGGCGAAATCCGCGACGAAGGCGCAACAGGCAAAGGCTCACGTCCGAAAGCAGGCTTGACCGGCTTTACCGTCTCCAACCTGAATATTCCGGGCCTGGAGCAGCCTTGGGAACAAGCCTACGGCAAACCCGGCCATATTGCTTCTCCTTTAGACATCATGATTGAAGGCCCGATCGGCGGCGCGGCATTCAACAACGAATTCGGCCGCCCGAACCTCTTGGGCTACTTCCGCACTTTTGAAGAGAAGTTCGACGGTCAGGTTCGCGGCTATCACAAACCGATTATGATTGCCGGCGGCTTGGGCAGCATTCAGGCGCAGCAAACACACAAAGACGAAATCCCCGAAGGCGCATTGCTGATCCAACTGGGCGGCCCGGGTATGCTTATCGGTTTAGGCGGTGGCGCGGCTTCTTCCATGAATACCGGCACGAACGATGCGTCTTTGGACTTCAACTCCGTCCAACGCGGCAATCCCGAAATCGAACGTCGCGCGCAAGAAGTGATCGACCGCTGCTGGCAGCTCGGCGATAAGAACCCGATTATCTCCATTCACGACGTCGGCGCAGGCGGCTTGTCCAACGCCTTCCCCGAGCTCGTCAACGATGCCGGACGCGGCGCGGTATTCAAGCTGCGTGAAGTACCGCTGGAAGAACATGGCCTCAATCCGTTGCAGATTTGGTGTAACGAATCGCAAGAACGTTATGTGTTATCGATTTTGGAAAAAGATTTGGAGACCTTCCGCGCCATCTGCGAACGCGAACGCTGCCCGTTTGCCGTAATCGGCACGGCGACCGACGACGGCCATTTGAAAGTGCGCGACGACTTGTTCTCCAACAATCCTGTCGATTTGCCGTTGAACGTTTTGCTCGGCAAACCGCCCAAAACCACGCGTACCGACAAAACAGTTACGCCGTCTGAAAAACCGTTTAACGCCGGCGATATTGACATTACCGAAGCCGCCTACCGCGTTTTGCGCCTGCCTACCGTAGCCGCCAAAAACTTCCTGATTACCATCGGCGACCGCAGCGTCGGCGGCATGACCCACCGCGACCAAATGGTCGGCAAATACCAAACCCCCGTAGCCGACTGCGCCGTAACCATGATGGGCTTCAATACCTATCGCGGCGAAGCGATGTCTATGGGCGAAAAACCAACCGTCGCCCTGTTTGACGCGCCTGCTTCGGGCAGAATGTGCGTCGGCGAAGCCATCACCAACATCGCTGCGGTCAATATCGGCGACATCGGCAACATCAAACTCTCCGCCAACTGGATGGCTGCGTGCGGTAACGAAGGCGAAGACGAAAAACTCTACCGCACCGTCGAAGCCGTTTCCAAAGCCTGTCAGGCATTGGATTTGAGCATTCCGGTGGGTAAAGACAGCCTGTCGATGAAAACCGTATGGCAGGATAACGGCGCACAAAAATCCGTGGTTTCGCCTTTAAGCCTGATTATTTCGGCGTTTGCGCCGGTGGAAGACGTACGCAAGACTGTTACGCCTGAATTAAAAAACGTCGAAGACAGCGTATTGCTGCTGGTTGACTTGGGCAACGGCAAAGCGCGCATGGGCGGCTCTGCATTCGGTCAGGTTTACAACAATATGACCGGCGACGCGCCTGATTTAGACGATACAGGCCGTCTGAAAGCGTTTTACAACGTGATTCAACAGCTTGTCGCCGAAGACAAACTCTTGGCGTACCATGACCGCAGCGACGGCGGCTTGTTTGCCGCTTTGGTAGAAATGGCGTTTGCAGGCCGCATCGGCGTCAATGTGGATTTGACCTCGCTGGTTACCAACCAAGCCGATGCCAACGAAGCCAGCATTTGCGCATTATTCAATGAAGAGCTGGGCGCAGTGATTCAAATTGCCAAACAAGATGTAGCGGCCGTAGAAGCCTTGTTTAAAGAAGCTGATTTGGCACTGCATACCGTTGCGACCATCGGTACTGACGAGAAAATCGTTATCCGTAACCAAGCAGGCATCGTATTGGAACAAAACCGCGCCGACCTACAACGCGCATGGCAGGAAACCAGCCACGCCATCCAACGCCTGCGCGACAACCCTGCCTGCGCCGACAGCGAGTTTGCCCTGATTGACGACAACGAACGCAGCGCATTGTTTGCCGACGTGAAGTTTGATGTAAACGAAGATATCGCCGCGCCATTCATCAACAGCGGCGCGAAACCCAAAATCGCCATCCTGCGCGAACAGGGCGTAAACGGGCAAATTGAAATGGCCGCCGCCTTCACCCGCGCCGGTTTCGATGCTTACGACGTGCATATGTCCGACCTGATGGCAGGCCGCGTCCACCTTGCCGACTTCAAAATGCTGGCGGCGTGCGGCGGCTTCAGCTACGGCGATGTACTCGGTGCAGGCGAAGGCTGGGCGAAATCGATTCTGTTCCACCCTGCTCTGCGCGATCAATTTGCCGCCTTCTTTGCCGATCCGAACACGCTGACATTGGGCGTGTGCAACGGCTGTCAAATGGTCAGCAACCTTGCCGAAATTATCCCGGGCGCAGAAACATGGCCGAAGTTCAAACGCAACTTGAGCGAACAGTTTGAAGCGCGCCTGAGTATGGTTCATGTTCCGAAATCCGCGTCGCTGATTCTGAACGAAATGCAAGGCTCCAGCCTGCCTGTCGTGGTCAGCCACGGCGAAGGCCGCGCCGACTTCGCACTTCACGGCGGCAACATTTCTGCCGATTTGGGCATTGCGCTACAATATGTAGACGGTCAAAACCAAGTGACCCAAACTTATCCGCTCAACCCTAACGGCTCGCCTCAAGGTATTGCCGGTGTGACCAACGCCGACGGCCGCGTTACCATCATGATGCCGCATCCGGAACGCGTGTACCGCGCCGCACAAATGAGCTGGAAACCGGAAGACTGGACGGAATTGTCCGGCTGGTACCGCCTCTTTGCCGGCGCAAGAAAAGCTTTGGGTTAA
- a CDS encoding HNH endonuclease, protein MSDKVIFKNKPNDDEYIKWIEENSNGFVLNIDQTKDPSKIYKDYPKIHFANCGQLNKRPGRTTKKYFKVCSNSIEELERWSLNTYNKELTPCRTCKKRGLLVAWYAEIKNLQAASALSLKSDIDELKECLVSETNSAKRTEIETLIKARQGQGSFRQKLLKLYPSCPLTGLDIEPLLIASHIKPWSVCDDNERLCRFNGLMLAPNIDRLFDNGLITFDTDGTIKISPTIDSENQKRLGISPDMKLKIRPESEKYFEYHRNHVFQKEE, encoded by the coding sequence ATGTCTGACAAAGTAATTTTTAAAAACAAGCCGAATGATGATGAATATATTAAATGGATTGAAGAAAACTCAAATGGATTTGTATTAAATATAGATCAAACTAAAGACCCTTCTAAGATTTATAAAGATTATCCCAAAATACATTTTGCTAATTGTGGCCAACTAAATAAAAGGCCGGGGCGCACAACTAAAAAATATTTCAAAGTTTGCTCAAACTCAATCGAAGAACTTGAACGATGGAGCTTGAACACATACAACAAAGAACTAACTCCATGCAGAACCTGTAAGAAAAGAGGATTATTAGTGGCATGGTACGCAGAAATAAAAAATCTTCAGGCGGCTTCTGCCCTGTCCTTAAAATCTGATATAGACGAACTCAAAGAATGTTTAGTATCTGAGACCAATTCAGCAAAACGAACCGAAATTGAGACTTTGATAAAAGCCCGTCAAGGGCAAGGCAGTTTCCGACAAAAACTACTCAAACTGTATCCAAGCTGCCCGCTGACCGGTCTAGATATCGAGCCTTTACTCATTGCCAGCCATATTAAACCTTGGAGCGTGTGCGATGATAACGAGCGTTTATGTCGCTTCAATGGTCTGATGCTCGCACCCAATATCGACAGATTATTCGATAATGGACTGATTACGTTTGATACCGACGGTACGATAAAAATCAGCCCGACAATCGATTCGGAAAATCAAAAGCGGTTGGGAATTTCTCCCGATATGAAATTAAAAATTCGACCGGAAAGCGAAAAATATTTCGAGTATCACCGCAACCATGTCTTCCAAAAAGAAGAATAG
- the gloB gene encoding hydroxyacylglutathione hydrolase encodes MKITPIQALNDNYIWMIQEGNHAACVDPSDATPVLKFLVHNRLMLAQTWITHPHPDHTGGAKSLFHGFLESPIYGESDIDVATHTVTAGTQFPFGEGLVTVWATPGHTDRHISYLLENSDGLHVFCGDTLFSAGCGRVFTGTIEQLYDSFHRFNQLPEETLFYPAHEYTAPNLRFALHIEPDNADIQTALAAAEHTPTLPVSLAHERKVNPFFRVHLPQVQARAEELSGRKLNSELEVFAALRELKNQF; translated from the coding sequence ATGAAAATCACGCCAATCCAAGCCCTAAACGACAACTACATCTGGATGATTCAAGAAGGAAACCATGCCGCCTGCGTCGATCCGTCCGATGCTACGCCCGTTTTGAAATTCCTCGTCCACAACCGCCTGATGCTGGCGCAAACATGGATTACCCATCCGCACCCCGACCATACCGGCGGCGCAAAAAGCTTGTTCCACGGCTTTTTAGAATCCCCGATCTATGGCGAAAGCGATATCGACGTAGCAACGCATACCGTCACCGCAGGTACGCAGTTCCCGTTTGGCGAAGGCTTGGTTACCGTTTGGGCAACCCCCGGCCATACCGACCGCCACATCAGCTATCTGTTGGAAAATTCAGACGGCCTGCACGTTTTCTGTGGCGATACCTTGTTTTCCGCCGGTTGCGGCCGCGTATTTACCGGCACAATCGAGCAGCTTTACGACAGCTTCCATCGATTCAACCAGCTGCCCGAAGAAACGCTGTTTTATCCGGCGCACGAATATACCGCCCCAAATCTGCGCTTTGCCCTGCATATCGAGCCGGATAATGCCGACATTCAGACGGCCTTGGCCGCAGCCGAACACACGCCGACACTACCTGTCAGCCTGGCGCACGAACGTAAAGTCAATCCGTTTTTCCGCGTACACCTGCCCCAAGTTCAGGCACGCGCCGAAGAATTGAGCGGACGAAAATTAAACAGCGAACTCGAAGTCTTTGCCGCTTTGCGTGAATTGAAAAATCAATTTTAA
- the guaA gene encoding glutamine-hydrolyzing GMP synthase: protein MTQDKILILDFGSQVTQLIARRVREAHVYCELHSFDMPLEEIKAFNPKGIILSGGPNSVYESDYQADTGIFDLGIPVLGICYGMQFMAHHLGGEVSPGNQREFGYAQVKTIDSELTRGIQDDAPNALDVWMSHGDKVSKLPTGFSVIGDTPSCPIAMMENAEKQFYGIQFHPEVTHTKQGRALLNRFVLDICGAQPSWTMPNYIEEAVAKIREQVGSDEVILGLSGGVDSSVAAALIHRAIGDQLTCVFVDHGLLRLNEGKMVMDMFARNLGVRVIHVDAEEQFLAKLTGVTDPEKKRKIIGAEFIEVFDAEEKKLTNAKWLAQGTIYPDVIESAGAKTKKAHAIKSHHNVGGLPENMKLKLLEPLRDLFKDEVRELGVALGLPREMVYRHPFPGPGLGVRILGEVKKEYADLLRQADDIFIQELRNTTDENGTSWYDLTSQTFAVFLPVKSVGVMGDGRTYDYVVALRAVITSDFMTAHWAELPYSLLGRVSNRIINEVKGINRVVYDVSGKPPATIEWE from the coding sequence ATGACCCAAGACAAAATCCTTATTCTCGACTTCGGCTCGCAAGTTACCCAGCTGATCGCCCGCCGCGTGCGCGAAGCCCATGTTTACTGCGAACTGCATTCTTTTGACATGCCTTTGGAAGAAATCAAAGCCTTCAACCCGAAAGGCATCATCCTCTCCGGCGGCCCTAATTCCGTTTACGAATCCGATTATCAAGCCGATACCGGTATTTTTGATTTGGGCATTCCGGTTTTGGGTATCTGCTATGGCATGCAATTTATGGCGCACCACTTGGGCGGCGAAGTTAGCCCGGGCAACCAACGCGAATTCGGTTATGCGCAAGTTAAAACCATCGACAGCGAGCTGACACGCGGCATTCAAGACGATGCGCCTAATGCGCTCGACGTCTGGATGAGCCATGGCGATAAAGTTTCCAAACTGCCTACCGGCTTCTCTGTCATCGGCGACACCCCGTCTTGCCCGATTGCCATGATGGAAAATGCTGAGAAACAATTCTACGGTATCCAATTCCACCCTGAAGTGACCCACACCAAACAAGGCCGCGCGTTGTTGAACCGCTTTGTCTTGGATATTTGCGGCGCACAACCAAGCTGGACCATGCCGAACTACATCGAAGAAGCCGTTGCCAAAATCCGCGAACAAGTCGGCAGCGACGAAGTGATTTTAGGTTTGTCCGGCGGCGTGGACTCTTCCGTAGCGGCCGCGCTGATTCACCGCGCCATCGGCGACCAACTGACCTGCGTGTTTGTTGACCACGGTTTGTTGCGTTTGAACGAAGGTAAAATGGTGATGGACATGTTTGCCCGCAACTTGGGCGTACGCGTGATTCACGTTGATGCCGAAGAGCAGTTTTTGGCGAAACTTACCGGTGTGACCGATCCAGAGAAAAAACGCAAAATCATCGGTGCGGAATTTATCGAAGTATTTGACGCTGAAGAGAAAAAACTCACCAACGCCAAATGGTTGGCGCAAGGTACGATTTACCCTGACGTAATCGAATCCGCAGGCGCAAAAACCAAAAAAGCCCACGCCATCAAATCCCACCACAACGTCGGCGGCCTGCCTGAAAACATGAAGCTCAAGCTGCTTGAGCCTTTGCGTGACTTGTTCAAAGACGAAGTACGCGAATTGGGCGTGGCTTTGGGTCTGCCGCGCGAAATGGTGTACCGTCATCCGTTCCCGGGCCCGGGTTTGGGCGTGCGTATCTTAGGTGAAGTGAAAAAAGAATACGCCGACTTGCTCCGTCAAGCAGACGATATTTTCATTCAAGAATTGCGCAATACTACCGATGAAAACGGTACATCTTGGTACGACCTGACCAGCCAAACCTTTGCCGTATTCCTGCCCGTGAAATCCGTCGGCGTAATGGGCGACGGCCGTACTTACGATTACGTCGTTGCTTTGCGTGCCGTGATTACCAGCGACTTTATGACTGCGCACTGGGCTGAATTGCCATACTCGCTGCTTGGCCGCGTGTCCAACCGCATCATCAACGAAGTCAAAGGTATCAACCGTGTGGTTTATGATGTCAGCGGCAAACCGCCTGCCACAATTGAATGGGAATAA
- the dut gene encoding dUTP diphosphatase: protein MQTEVELKILNPKMADSLPAYATPGSAGLDLRACLDEAVVLQPGDVYLVPTGLAVYLANPAYAAVLLPRSGLGHKHGIVLGNLVGLIDSDYQGELKVSLWNRGKEAFTIEPMERIAQMVIVPVVQAAFKVVDEFAASERGEGGFGSTGKA from the coding sequence ATGCAAACCGAAGTCGAACTGAAAATCTTAAATCCGAAAATGGCCGATTCCCTGCCTGCTTATGCAACGCCCGGTTCTGCCGGTTTGGATTTGCGTGCCTGCTTGGATGAAGCTGTTGTATTGCAGCCGGGCGATGTATATCTCGTTCCTACCGGTTTGGCGGTGTATTTGGCCAACCCTGCGTATGCAGCCGTTTTGTTGCCGCGTTCCGGCTTGGGTCATAAGCACGGTATTGTTTTGGGCAATTTGGTCGGTTTGATTGACTCGGATTATCAAGGCGAATTGAAGGTTTCTCTGTGGAACCGTGGTAAAGAAGCGTTTACCATCGAGCCGATGGAGCGCATCGCGCAAATGGTGATTGTACCGGTTGTCCAAGCTGCGTTTAAGGTTGTGGACGAGTTTGCTGCCAGCGAGCGGGGTGAAGGCGGATTCGGCAGCACCGGCAAAGCCTGA
- the pdxH gene encoding pyridoxamine 5'-phosphate oxidase has translation MDLHNIREDYSKRELSEAECHADPIIQFEQWLNEAIHAEVNEPTAVNVAAVGEDGRPNSRMVLLKEVNPKGFVFFTNYHSRKGRSYTAHPFAAMTFFWPELERQVRVEGRIEKLDAAASDEYFESRPYTSRIGAWASAQSEVISSKAVLVAKAAAVGVKHPLHVPRPPHWGGYLVIPDRIEFWQGRPSRLHDRIQYRLVDGNWIRERLSP, from the coding sequence ATGGATCTGCACAATATCCGCGAAGATTACAGCAAACGCGAGCTGTCGGAAGCCGAATGCCACGCCGACCCGATTATCCAATTCGAGCAATGGCTGAACGAAGCCATTCACGCCGAAGTCAACGAACCGACCGCGGTCAACGTTGCCGCCGTGGGCGAAGACGGCAGGCCCAACAGCCGCATGGTACTGCTAAAAGAAGTCAACCCAAAAGGCTTTGTTTTCTTTACCAATTACCATAGCCGAAAAGGCCGTTCCTATACAGCGCACCCTTTTGCCGCCATGACTTTTTTCTGGCCGGAACTCGAACGCCAAGTGCGCGTTGAAGGACGCATTGAAAAACTCGACGCCGCCGCTTCGGACGAATATTTTGAAAGCCGCCCATATACCAGCCGTATCGGCGCATGGGCAAGCGCGCAAAGCGAAGTGATTTCCAGCAAAGCCGTATTGGTGGCCAAGGCCGCGGCCGTCGGTGTCAAACACCCCCTACATGTTCCCCGCCCGCCGCATTGGGGTGGATACCTCGTTATTCCCGACCGCATCGAATTCTGGCAAGGCCGCCCCAGCCGCCTGCACGACCGCATCCAATACCGCCTAGTTGACGGCAACTGGATACGCGAACGCCTTTCACCATAA
- a CDS encoding pseudouridine synthase, with protein sequence MSKQPSSKRQWRDGVSSTAKKPSKPAKSFANKKRPDDERKTSGKPYGQKVSDGPKAQNTAPKQRAAKAKKLVVRNPNQKIMEHARDLKERRSDLSRFEPERLQKVLAASGVGSRREMEEWISNGWVTVNGRVAQLGEKVTPDDHVTVKGSIIKLKWADRLPRIILYYKQEGEIVSRDDPQGRVSIFDRLPQAASSRWVAIGRLDINTSGLLILTTSGELVQRFAHPSFEVEREYAVRVLGELTTEQMRVLTEEGVMLEDGLAKVERIYEQGGEGANKWYNVVIKEGRNREVRRIFESQGLTVSRLVRVGFGPIGLPNRLKRGQFYELNPAEVANIIKWADMLLPGERRRKKS encoded by the coding sequence ATGTCCAAACAGCCTTCCAGCAAACGCCAATGGCGCGACGGCGTATCATCTACCGCCAAAAAACCTTCCAAACCGGCCAAATCCTTTGCCAATAAAAAACGTCCCGACGACGAACGCAAAACATCAGGCAAACCTTACGGCCAAAAAGTTTCAGACGGCCCCAAAGCTCAAAATACCGCGCCTAAACAACGTGCTGCCAAAGCCAAAAAACTGGTTGTCCGCAATCCCAACCAAAAAATCATGGAGCACGCCCGCGATTTGAAAGAACGCCGCAGCGACCTTTCACGCTTTGAACCCGAGCGCCTGCAAAAAGTCCTGGCTGCTTCCGGTGTCGGCTCACGTCGAGAAATGGAAGAATGGATCAGCAACGGCTGGGTAACGGTCAACGGCCGCGTAGCCCAATTGGGCGAAAAAGTCACACCCGACGACCACGTTACCGTCAAAGGCAGTATCATCAAACTCAAATGGGCAGACCGCCTGCCACGCATCATCCTCTACTACAAACAAGAAGGCGAAATCGTTTCCCGCGACGACCCGCAAGGACGCGTCAGCATTTTCGACCGCCTGCCACAAGCAGCCAGCAGCCGCTGGGTAGCCATCGGCCGTTTGGACATCAATACCAGCGGCCTTTTGATCCTGACCACTTCCGGCGAGCTGGTTCAACGCTTTGCCCACCCCAGCTTTGAAGTCGAACGCGAATACGCCGTACGCGTATTGGGCGAGTTGACCACCGAACAAATGCGCGTCCTGACCGAAGAAGGCGTGATGCTCGAAGATGGTTTGGCTAAAGTAGAACGCATCTACGAACAAGGCGGCGAAGGCGCAAACAAATGGTACAACGTCGTCATCAAAGAAGGCCGGAACCGCGAAGTACGCCGTATTTTTGAAAGCCAAGGCCTGACCGTCAGCCGCCTTGTCCGCGTAGGCTTCGGCCCCATCGGCCTGCCAAACCGCCTCAAACGCGGCCAGTTCTACGAACTTAATCCGGCAGAAGTCGCCAACATCATCAAATGGGCGGATATGCTGCTGCCGGGCGAGCGTCGTCGGAAGAAAAGTTAA
- a CDS encoding vWA domain-containing protein codes for MPRFFLKTVSILTLAALTACSGPLDRSDSSTENLQGAPDSALPAAAVAEENLSLTENTERYQEQPDQPVKSVAQEPVSTFSIDVDTGSYANVRRFLNNGEQPPKDAVRVEEIVNYFPYNYPLPTDGRPFAVHTETIDSPWQPEAKLIKIGIQAQDTAKKDLPPANLVFLVDVSGSMDEENKLPLVQKTLRILTQQLRPQDKVTLITYSSGEELVLPPTSGADKETILKAIDKLEAEGSTSGESALRMAYEQAQKAFVPNGINRILLATDGDFNVGVSDTETLKSMVAEKRKTGVSLSTLGFGTDNYNEDMMEQIADAGDGNYSYIDNEKEAKKVLQQQLTSTLATVAQDVKIQVEFNPATVKEYRLVGYTNRTLRNEDFNNDKVDAGDIGSGHSVTAIYEIIPAGKNGWLNESRYQKAPAVKGSKNEYAFVKVRYKLPGEKDSKLMEQAIPVGSKPLEQADKDTLLALAAASYAQALRGGEYNGKLGWSDIEKMVQKVQGDDPFELKSEFLQLVRIAAGSEKKSGPLVKE; via the coding sequence ATGCCCCGTTTCTTCCTGAAAACCGTTTCTATACTCACTTTGGCAGCTTTGACTGCGTGTTCCGGTCCTCTCGACCGATCAGACTCGTCAACCGAAAATCTTCAGGGCGCACCGGACTCAGCATTGCCTGCTGCTGCCGTTGCTGAAGAAAATCTGTCTCTTACAGAAAACACTGAACGCTACCAAGAACAACCTGACCAACCAGTCAAATCCGTTGCCCAAGAGCCTGTTTCCACATTTAGCATCGATGTCGATACCGGCAGCTACGCCAACGTCCGCCGATTTCTGAACAACGGCGAACAGCCGCCTAAAGATGCTGTACGGGTTGAGGAAATCGTCAATTACTTCCCTTATAACTATCCACTGCCTACTGACGGCCGTCCATTTGCCGTTCATACTGAAACCATTGATTCTCCATGGCAACCGGAAGCCAAGCTGATCAAAATCGGTATCCAAGCACAAGACACGGCAAAGAAAGACCTGCCGCCTGCCAATCTTGTGTTCCTCGTGGACGTATCCGGCAGCATGGATGAAGAAAATAAACTTCCGTTGGTTCAAAAAACGCTGCGTATCTTGACCCAACAATTACGTCCTCAGGACAAGGTTACCCTGATTACCTATTCATCAGGCGAAGAGCTGGTACTTCCACCCACATCAGGTGCTGATAAAGAAACTATCCTGAAGGCCATCGACAAACTGGAGGCCGAAGGCTCGACTTCAGGCGAATCCGCTTTACGCATGGCCTACGAGCAAGCACAAAAAGCCTTTGTACCCAACGGCATCAACCGTATCCTGCTGGCGACCGATGGCGACTTTAACGTTGGCGTATCTGATACCGAAACGCTCAAATCCATGGTTGCCGAAAAACGTAAAACCGGTGTTTCACTCAGCACGCTAGGATTCGGTACAGACAATTACAACGAAGACATGATGGAACAAATTGCCGATGCAGGCGACGGCAATTACAGCTATATCGACAACGAAAAAGAAGCGAAAAAAGTTCTGCAGCAGCAACTGACTTCCACGCTGGCCACTGTTGCGCAAGATGTCAAAATCCAGGTTGAATTCAATCCTGCCACAGTCAAAGAATACCGCTTGGTCGGCTACACCAACCGCACCCTGCGCAATGAAGACTTCAACAATGACAAAGTAGATGCGGGCGATATCGGCTCAGGCCACAGCGTGACCGCCATCTATGAAATCATTCCGGCAGGCAAAAATGGCTGGCTGAACGAATCACGCTATCAAAAAGCCCCTGCCGTCAAAGGCAGTAAAAACGAATACGCCTTTGTCAAAGTACGCTACAAACTACCTGGGGAAAAAGACAGCAAGCTGATGGAACAAGCAATTCCCGTTGGCAGCAAACCGCTGGAGCAAGCCGATAAAGACACCCTGCTCGCTCTTGCCGCAGCTTCCTATGCCCAAGCCCTGCGCGGCGGCGAATACAACGGCAAACTTGGCTGGAGCGACATTGAAAAAATGGTACAGAAAGTCCAAGGCGACGATCCGTTTGAACTGAAATCGGAATTTCTCCAATTGGTTCGCATTGCCGCCGGTAGCGAAAAGAAATCAGGTCCTTTGGTTAAAGAATAA